The genome window AAAGTCAGGCAGTCCCCGCAGCGTTTAAACTGCGCCAGACACTAAAAGATTCCGCGTGGCTCTTAATCGCCGAATGCAAGCTCCATTCTCCTGCCAAAGGAAGACTGACAGAACGGCATACGGTTCCTGAACTGGCCGCACTCTATCAAGCCAACGGCGCAAGCGCCTTATCCATTCATACCGACGAACACTTTGCCGGTTCGCTTGACGACCTGATGCTAATGCGTCAACAGACCAGCCTGCCGCTGCTCCGCAAGGACTTCATCTTGGATCCGTACCAGGTCATCGAAGCGCGCGTCGCAGGCGCCGATGCGATCCTGCTGATCGCCAATCTGTTAAACGACGCAGAAATAGACGCTTTAAGCAAACTTGCCGATGAACTGGGCATGGACGCTCTGGTCGAAGTGCACAGTTTGGCGGAATTCAACCGCACGCAAGAACTTGGTTGCCCTCTGATCGGCATCAATAACCGTGACTTGACGACATTCAAGACCGATATCGAGCAGACTTTCCGCCTTCTGGAACATCGCCGCACAGATGGTTTTATCATCAGTGAAAGCGGCATCAAAAACGCCGCCGATGCCGCCCGGCTCTTCGACTCCGGCGTTAACGGAATCCTGGTCGGCGAAGCTCTTGTCACCGCCGCCGATCCGGGCCAGGCGGCCCATGAAATGGCAACCGGCCATCAATATACTACGAGGAGGACTTACCATGCCTGATAAGAATGGAAAATTCGGCGCTTACGGCGGCCGTTTCGTACCGGAGACCGTAATGCCCGCTTTATTGGAACTGGAAAAAGAATACCGTAAGGCCAGCGCTGATCCCGCCTTTCAAAAGGAACTGCGCTATTACCTGCAGGAATATGCCGGACGCCCAACACGTCTATACTATGCAGAGAAACTGACTAAACACTACGGCAAAGGTCCGATTTATCTAAAAAGAGAAGACCTGTTGCATACTGGCGCGCATAAGATCAACAACACCTTGGGCCAGGTCCTCTTAGCTAGGCGCATGGGCAAGACAAGAATCATCGCCGAGACCGGCGCCGGACAGCACGGCGTCTCCACTGCGACGGTCGCCGCCTTGTTCGGGTTAAAATGCCGAGTCTATATGGGAAAAGAAGACATGGAACGCCAGGAGCTTAATGTCTTCCGCATGCGACTCTTGGGCAGCGAGGTTTGCGAAGTCTCGAGCGGCAGCGGCACGCTGAAAGATGCCACCACCGAAGCGATACGGGACTGGGTCGCCAACGTCGAAGACACGCATTATATTATCGGTTCCGTACTTGGCCCGCATCCGTATCCCATGATGGTACGGGACTTTCAATCGGTCATCGGCAGCGAAACCAAAAGCCAGATCGCCGAGCGCGGCGCTAAACTGCGCTACGTTGTCGCCTGCATCGGCGGCGGCAGCAATGCGATGGGCATGTTCTATCCCTTTCATCAGGATCCCGAGGTCAAAAAGTTGGGCATTGAAGCGGCCGGTTGCGGCCTCGACACCGACAAGCACGCCGCCTCGCTGACGCTCGGCCGCCCCGGCGTCCTGCACGGTTCCTACAGCTATCTGCTGCAGGATGATGACGGCCAGATCAAACCCGCCCACTCTATTTCAGCCGGTCTTGATTATCCCGGCGTCGGTCCGGAACACGCTCATTTCATGGATCACGGCATCGCAGATTATCACTCCGTCACCGATCAGGAGGCGCTAGCCGCGTTCCAGCGTTTGACCGCGCTCGAAGGCATCATTCCCGCTCTGGAAAGTTCGCACGCTTTAGCATATTTAGAAAAACTGATGCCCCAGGCCGCAGCCGATGAAGCCGTCGTAGTCTGTCTCTCGGGACGCGGCGACAAAGATGTGCAAATGGTGCAGCAGGTATTGGAGGGAAAATAAATGTCACGTATTGAAGCAACGCTGATCCGTAACCGTGAACAAGGTCGTAAAAGCCTGATCATATATCTGACTGCCGGGTGTCCTGATTATGCCACGACAAAAGAAGCCGTTCTGGCCGCCTTGGCTGCCGGCGCTGATGTCGTCGAACTCGGACTGCCGTTTTCCGACCCGATGGCCGACGGACCCGTCCTGCAAACAGCCGGAAACCTGGCTTTAGCCAACGGCGCAACCACCCGTAAATCGCTCGATTTGGTAAAAAGCTTGCGCCAAGAAACGGATGCGCCGCTCCTGACCATGTGCTATTTGAACACCGTACTGCAATACGGTATCGATGAGTTTACCGGACAATTTTCCGCCGCCGGACTTGACGGCCTGATCATTCCTGACATGCCGGACGAAGAAGCGCAGCTGCTCGCCGAGCCTTGCCAACAGAACCAGTTGGATATCATTTCCTTTCTGGCAACGACCACAGGACCGAAGCGGGCACAGCGAATCTGCCGCGCTGCCAGCGGTTTCATCTATTGCATTGCCGTAAACGGAGTTACCGGCGTTCAAAAAACCGACTACCAGCCGATTTCAGGTATCATCACCGAAGCACGCTGCCACACAGACTTACCGCTGGCCATTGGTTTCGGAATCGGCAGCGGCGCAGCGGCGCAGGAAGCAGCCAGGCACAGTGACGCCGTCATTGTCGGCAGCGCACTGATGCAACAGCTCATGGAACATGGAGTAGGCGGCGTGACCCGTCTGGTAGGCGAAATTCGTCAGGCGCTGGATCAAAAGGAGGCGTTCTAATGCTGCTGCAACCTGCGTATGCCACTTTCTGCGAGCGCAGCGCCGAACATAGTCTGGTTCCCTTAAGTCTGACGCTGCCGGTCGACACCGAAACGCCGGTTTCCCTCTATCAAAAATTAGTCGGCGACAAGCTCGGCTTTATGCTGGAAAGCGCGACGCCCGGCAAAAACTTTGGCCGTTACTCTTTTCTCGGTCGTCACCCCTTCGCCCGTCTGACAGGCTACCGTGACTCGACCATAATCATCAATGAACGCGAACAAACAAATGCTAAGCAAGGCCCGCCTTTACAGGTACTGAAAGAATTTCTCGCCGCTCATTCTTTGGCTAATCTGGACGAGCTGCCTCTGTTTTCCGGCGGAGCGGTCGGTTATGTCGCCTACGAAGCAACGGCGACCTGGGAACGGATACGCGGCATGTCAATCGCCGATGACCTCGTTCTTTCCGACATGTTGTTTTGCCGGGAACTGGCCGTCTTCGACCATTTGGAGCATTCGGTAACATTTTTATACTTGGCTGATGCTAAGGCCGACGATCTCAAGGAAAGCTACCAAAAAGGCAGCGCCGCTTTACACGCGATGGCAGCCGCGCTGCAAGAGCCGTTACCGGCTAAAAAGGAGCAAACGCCTCCTTCTTCCGCCGTACAAGCGCCCCTTACGGCAAGCAGCGACGACTATTGCGCCAAAGTCCTGCGTGCCAAAGAATATATCGCCGCCGGCGACGCCTTTCAAATCGTACTCTCGCAAGAAAGCCGGCGTCCGCTCGACTGTCATCCGTTTCAGCTTTACCGTCGCTTGCGCCGGGTAAACCCTTCTCCTTACATGTTCTATCTCAATTTCGGTCAGCATCAGGTACTCGGCGCTTCACCGGAACGCCTCGTAAAACTGGAAGACGGCGTGGTCAGCACTCACCCGATTGCCGGAACCCGCCCGCGCGGCGCCAACGCCGCCGAAGACGAACGATTGGGCAACGAATTAAAAAACGATCCGAAAGAATTGGCCGAACATGCGATGCTGGTCGACTTGGGTCGCAACGACATCGGCAAAGTCAGCCTGCCCGGCAGCGTTCAAGTGACCCGTCTTAAGGAGGTGGAACATTTTTCCCACGTGATGCATCTCGTCTCTGAAGTCACCGGCAAAATGCGTCCCGACTACGGCGCAGTCGATGCACTGCAGGCCTGCTTTCCGGCGGGTACGGTCAGTGGCGCGCCTAAAGCGCGCGTAATGGAAATCATCCATGAACTGGAGGGCGATCAGCGCGGCGTTTATGCCGGAGCCGTCGGCTATCTTGACTTTCGCGGCAACATGGACACCTGCATCGCAATCCGCACGCTGGCGATCGAAAGCGGCGAAATCATTTTGCGCGCCGGAGCCGGTATCGTCGCCGACTCGTTGCCGGAAATGGAATATCAGGAAGTACGGCATAAATCACAGGCAATGATCAAGGCACTGGAGGGGATCGAGTGATGATCGGCTTATTGGATAATTATGATTCATTCACCTACAACGTATATCAATTGCTCTGCCAATTAGGCCAGGACGTTCTGGTCATTCGCAACGACGAACCGCTGACGCGACTGATCGAAGCCGACCTTGAAGCGCTTGTCATATCGCCCGGCCCCGGCACGCCGTCCGAATCCGGTATTACGCTGGAAGCTCTGCGTTTTTTCAGCGGTCGTATCCCCATTCTTGGCATCTGTCTCGGACACCAGGCGATCGGCGAAACGTTCGGCGGCCAAGTTATCCGTGCGCCGCAGCCGGTACACGGCAAAACGTCCGAGATTCTGCATCAGGGCTGCGGGCTCTTTAACGGCTTGAGCGCGCCGTTTTCCGCCGGACGCTATCACTCCTTGATCGTAGAGGAAGAGACACTGCCCGCCTGTTTGGAGATTACCGCCCGCAGTCCGGAAGGACTGATCATGGCTTTACGTCACCGTACCTTACCGATCGCAGGTCTTCAGTTTCATCCGGAATCGATCTTGACGCCGAACGGAAGTCAGCTCATGAACAATTTTCTACAGGGCCATATTTAGGAGGTTCCATTATGACGACACGAAAACGAATATTAACCGGCGACCGTCCCACCGGCAAACTGCATCTCGGTCACTACGTCGGTAGTCTGCAAAACCGGGTCCGTCTCCAGGATGAATACGACACTTTTGTTTTTGTCGCCGATGTTCAGGCGTTGACGACTCATTTTGAAAGAACCGACCGCCTGGCCGCAGACGTCCGCCAGGTCGCACTCGATAACATAGCCGCCGGTCTTGATCCGGAAAAAACAACCTATTTCATCCAGTCCATGATTCCTGAAATTGCCGAGCTAACCGCTTTTTACAGCATGTTTGTCACCGTCAACACGCTGCGTCACAATCCGACCATCAAGGCAGAAAGTCAGCAATACGGTTATGCTGATCTTAGCTACGGTTTTCTTGGCTATCCGATCAGCCAAACCGCCGATATCACCTTTTGTAAAGCCGATCTTGTTCCGGTCGGCGAGGATCAATTGCCGCACATGGAATTAACGCGCAAAATCGTCCGCCGCTTTAACGACCTCTATAAACCCGTGCTGCCCGAGCCGCAGGCACTGCTTAGCGACTGTCCCCGCCTGGTCGGCCTGGACGGCAAAGCCAAAATGGGAAAAAGTCTGGGCAATGGCATCTATCTTAGCGATCCGAGTGCTGTCGTGGCCGAAAAAGTCAACGCCGCACTTACCGATCCGGCCCGCGTACGTGCGAGCGATAAAGGAACGCCTTCCGTCTGCACGGTCAACACCTATCATAGCGTCTTTAACGCCACTGAACAGCCTGACCTCGCCGAACGCTGCAAGAACGGCAGCATCGGCTGCGTCGCCTGCAAGAAACGTTTATGCGCTTCTCTTGAAGATCTGCTTGCCCCAATGCGTGAACGTCGCGCCCATTTCACAGCCAAACCAGGACAGATTGATGAAATCTTGCAATCCGGTACTGCTAAAGCCCGCTTGATCGCACAAGAAACAATGCGCGAAATTCGCGATGCAATGCAAATCAGTTATTTCTGATTGCGCTATCTTTCTCCCAGGAAAAAAGGAGGTCTTCTTATGGCACACTATACCCTGGCTTCACGCGAAAGCAAATCAGACGATACACTGATTCGTCTGGGCGAACTCACGCTCGGCGGTTGTGAAAAATTATTCATCGCCGGTCCCTGCGCCGTCGAATCGCGACGGCAGATGCTCGACACGGCGCGCCTCGTAAAACGAGGCGGCGCTCAAATCCTGCGCGGCGGCGCTTTCAAACCGCGCACCTCACCGTATGATTTTCAAGGCCTGGCCGAAAAAGGTCTGGAGTACATGGCTGAAGCCAGAGAAGCAACCGGACTTCGTATCATCAGCGAAGTCATGGCTCCGGACGCCGTGCCGCTCGTCGCACAGTATGTCGACATCCTGCAGATCGGCGCGCGCAACATGCAAAACTTCGCCCTCTTAAAAGCGGCGGGACGCAGCAACCGTCCTGTATTGCTCAAGCGCGGCCTATCGGCAACGATTGAAGAATGGCTGCAAGCCTCAGAATACATCCTCAGCGAAGGCAATCAACAAGTCATCTTTTGCGAACGCGGCATCCGCACCTTCGAATCCTATACGCGCAACACACTCGACCTCAGTGCTGTCAGCGCGATCAAAGCGCTGAGCCATCTGCCGGTCATCGTCGACCCCAGCCATGGCACCGGCCGACGTGAAATGGTTTCGCCGATGTCCTTAGCCGCGCTGGCCAGCGGCGCAGACGGCCTGATGCTTGAAGTCCATCCCAATCCGGCCGAAGCATTATGTGACGGCCCGCAATCGCTTCCGCCAGCCGAATACCTCGCACTCATGCACCAGCTTCGCGCAATGAACGCTTTTTTAGCAAAGCTGCCGGAGCGCGCCAAAGCGGTCGGTGAATAATCCGCTCTCGCGCAGTAAGAATATGATTCTAGCGAAAACACGAAGACGCATTGCTTCGTGTTTTTTTATTTTTCTCGTTAAAACTTTACCATATCTTTACCTCGCAATAACATTTGCCTCCCAGCCAGATGATAGGGTTATTCGTAGTGGGTTCAATATAATTTTAGGAGGGATTTGCTTTGCGTAACAAACTCAGTCTGAAACTGGCGGTGTTCGTGCTTTTTGCCGCCATCCTGGCCTGCGGCGTCAACTTTAAAACTGACATGTCCGCCGCCAGCACCGCACAGGCGGAAGTGACCGAACGGCCTAAATATGTCTTTTATCTGATCGGCGACGGCATGGGACAAAGCCACCGCACAATCGCAACCATTGCCAAGAACAATATTGGCAGCGCTCCAAAAGGGCAGGCACTTAAACCATTGACAATGGATAGTTTCCCGGTTATCGGCATGAACACGACGCAATCCTATGACCAACTGGTAACCGATTCGGCGGCGGCCGGAACGGCCTTGGCCTGCGGCGTCAAAACCGATAACAAATCAATCGGTCAAACGCCGGACGGCAAGCGACTGAAAAGCGTTTTAGAAGGCGCACGCGACAACGGCTGGTCGACCGGCCTCGTGACGACGACTCGGATCACGCATGCGACTCCGGCCGCGTTTGCCGCACACATTGATCATCGTGACAAGGAAGACCAGATCGCTGCGCAATTGGTTGACAGCGGCGTCAATGTCCTCTTGGGCGGCGGCGAACGTTTCTTTCTGCCGCAAAGCGCAAAAGGCAGCAAGCGAAAAGACGAGCGCAACTTATATGATGAGTTGAAAGCAAAAAACTACAACGTGCTAAATACGGCTGACGCACTGCGTAATTTCAAACCATCCGGCAACCCGGCCAACGATAAACTGATCGGTCTTTACAACAACAGCCATCTGACCTGGGATATCGACCGCGATCCCGCCAAAGAACCGAGTCTGGCCGAGCTGACGCAAAAAGCCGTCGACGTCTTAAGCGAAAATAACAACGGCTTCTTCCTGATGGTCGAAGGCGGCCGCATCGACCATGCTGCGCATCAGCACGACGCCGCCGGAATCATCAAAGACACTTTGGCCTTTGACGACGCCGTCACCGTCGCATATAACTTTTATCTGAAGCATCCGAAAGAAACCTTGATCCTGGTTGTTGCCGACCATGAAACCGGCGGGCTGGGTCTCGGCACGATGAATGATTATTTCCTCGATCCAAGTGTGCTGAACAATGTTCACGGTACCATGGAAAAGATCGGTCAGGCGTATAACAAGCATAAGAACATCGACCAGCTCTGGAGTGATTTCCACGCCGCCAGCGGCATTTCTTATGCTTCGCTGAGCAGCGAAGAAAAAGCCCGCGTCGAGCAGGCGATCAGCGACACGAAAAGTGGCGTGACACCTTGGAATGACAATATCGAAGCCGAGACTCTGGTCGGTTCGGCTCTGACGGAGATCTTAAACAGCCGCGCCCATGTCGGCTTCACCACCTACGCGCACACCGGCTCGGCCGTACCGCTGACCGCGATCGGCAGCGGCTCGACGCTCTTTGGCCGCCTGCTTGACAACACCGAAGTCGGCCGCAACCTTGCCAATCTGATGAACGTTAAATTATAAGCAGCAAAGGAGCATGCAAATTGATGAAAAAGAACTGGAAAAAAGCCCTGGCCGCGGGTGCAGCCGCACTGGTTTTGACGGCCGGTTTCAACGTCGTCGACATGAAAGCCGCCGAAGCGAAAGTCAACTTCGAACTGTTTGACTTTGAAGCGCATCGCGGCGGACGCGACGCACGTCCGGAAAACACGCTGGTTTCCTTCGCCTATGCGATGGAACTGGGCGTGACCACTTTGGAAATGGATATGCAGATGACCAAGGACGGACAGCTGGTCATCAGTCATAATCCGGTACTCAGCCCGAATCTGACCAAAGGTCCCGACGGCAAATATGTCGCAGCTGACAAGTATGACATCCGTACGATGACGCTTGCCGAAGTGAAGCAATTCGACGTCGGCACGATGAACCCGGCGGCCGGCGGTTATTACGACGGCCACGGCAAAACACAGCTTTCCGTACCGGGCACAAAGATCCCGACCTTGGAAGAAGTGTTCGAATTAGCCAACGCCTACGGCAATAAGAAAGTGATTTTTAATATCGAGACCAAATCTTACGTCGCGCCTGATGCCAACGCAGCGAACAGCCCCGATCCGGCCGCTTTCGTAGCTAAGGTGAATGAAGTCGTGAAGAAGTACGATATGGAAGACCGCGTGACATTGCAGTCCTTCGACTGGCGTACGCTTGTAGAAATGAAAAAGCTTAATCCGCGCATCACTTTGGTCGCTTTGACCTGTGAGCAACCTTCCTGGGGTCCGGACGGCGTCTATCGCCAGGTAAACCAACCGGGCGCCTCGCCTTGGATGGCCGGCATCGACATTGACACCTATAATGGCGATTTCGTCAAAGCGGCGAATGAATGCGGCGCAGACATCGTCTCGCCGTACTGGGAAGAACTGTCCAACGAAATGGTTGCCGAAGCGCATGAACTCGGCATGAAGGTCGTGCCTTGGACCGTTAACGATCCGAAGAAGATGAACATGCTGCTCGACATGGGCGTAGACGGCATGATCAGCGACAAGCCTTGGCTGTTGCACGAAGTCCTGATCCAACGCGGCATCAAGGTAGCGGCTCCTAGCGTAAACTTGAAGAGCCCTTACCATACCGGTACCGCCATCGTCACCGGCGAGACCAAAGTCACTAAAAAAGGCGGCGACTCGGCCGAATAACGCACCTGATTCGGCGGATGCTCTTCCTGGCATCCGCCCCACTTTTTCACTCTGGGGGTAAACATATGAAGAGACGCCGCAGCATTATCATTTTGTTCACAGCCCTGTTGGGTTTTGCACTGTTTGCAGCTTGGTTGCAACAATCAAATCGCCCTCTGCAGGGCAACCAGGAAATGAGCGCTGTCGTCACGGCGGTCGACAATCAATTGGAAACCTTCGGTCTGGTTTCGGAAGGTTCTCAACTGGTCAGCGCGATTATCACCGAAGGCCCCCTAAAAGGGCAAGCGCTTCAGGGTTATAATCATGTTCAGGGTAAGCTGGAACTCGACCATATCATGAAGCCCGGCGACAGCGCGTTATTCGCAGTGCAGATTGCTGCGGACGGCAGCATCAGCCAAGCCTATGTCATTGAATACGATCGTCACTACTGGGAATATCTTTTGTTTGCGCTCTTCGTCCTGACGCTGCTATTGTTTGCCGGGACGACCGGACTCAAGGCCTGCGCCTCTTTCGTCCTTAGTCTGGTGATCTTATGGCAATTTTTCCTGCCCGGACTGCTCAAAGGATATCCTCCGATTCCGTTCGCGCTTTTGACGCTGGCTCTGATCAGCGCGCTGATCATTTTTCTTGTCCTTGGCGTCAACCGCAAGGCTTTTACCGCTTTTGGCGGCACGTTAGCCGGTCTGACAATGACGACCGTCTTTACGCTCTATTTTGGCGAGCACTTCCACCTTAACGGCGCCACCGCCGCTTTTGCCGAAAGCTTTCTCTACTCCGGCAGTTACAACATCAGTCTCAAGGAACTCTTCTATGCAGCGATC of Azotosporobacter soli contains these proteins:
- the trpC gene encoding indole-3-glycerol phosphate synthase TrpC, with the translated sequence MLAKIVAKKRRTIANSKETLSFAKLESQAVPAAFKLRQTLKDSAWLLIAECKLHSPAKGRLTERHTVPELAALYQANGASALSIHTDEHFAGSLDDLMLMRQQTSLPLLRKDFILDPYQVIEARVAGADAILLIANLLNDAEIDALSKLADELGMDALVEVHSLAEFNRTQELGCPLIGINNRDLTTFKTDIEQTFRLLEHRRTDGFIISESGIKNAADAARLFDSGVNGILVGEALVTAADPGQAAHEMATGHQYTTRRTYHA
- the trpB gene encoding tryptophan synthase subunit beta translates to MPDKNGKFGAYGGRFVPETVMPALLELEKEYRKASADPAFQKELRYYLQEYAGRPTRLYYAEKLTKHYGKGPIYLKREDLLHTGAHKINNTLGQVLLARRMGKTRIIAETGAGQHGVSTATVAALFGLKCRVYMGKEDMERQELNVFRMRLLGSEVCEVSSGSGTLKDATTEAIRDWVANVEDTHYIIGSVLGPHPYPMMVRDFQSVIGSETKSQIAERGAKLRYVVACIGGGSNAMGMFYPFHQDPEVKKLGIEAAGCGLDTDKHAASLTLGRPGVLHGSYSYLLQDDDGQIKPAHSISAGLDYPGVGPEHAHFMDHGIADYHSVTDQEALAAFQRLTALEGIIPALESSHALAYLEKLMPQAAADEAVVVCLSGRGDKDVQMVQQVLEGK
- the trpA gene encoding tryptophan synthase subunit alpha, whose translation is MSRIEATLIRNREQGRKSLIIYLTAGCPDYATTKEAVLAALAAGADVVELGLPFSDPMADGPVLQTAGNLALANGATTRKSLDLVKSLRQETDAPLLTMCYLNTVLQYGIDEFTGQFSAAGLDGLIIPDMPDEEAQLLAEPCQQNQLDIISFLATTTGPKRAQRICRAASGFIYCIAVNGVTGVQKTDYQPISGIITEARCHTDLPLAIGFGIGSGAAAQEAARHSDAVIVGSALMQQLMEHGVGGVTRLVGEIRQALDQKEAF
- the trpE gene encoding anthranilate synthase component I, giving the protein MLLQPAYATFCERSAEHSLVPLSLTLPVDTETPVSLYQKLVGDKLGFMLESATPGKNFGRYSFLGRHPFARLTGYRDSTIIINEREQTNAKQGPPLQVLKEFLAAHSLANLDELPLFSGGAVGYVAYEATATWERIRGMSIADDLVLSDMLFCRELAVFDHLEHSVTFLYLADAKADDLKESYQKGSAALHAMAAALQEPLPAKKEQTPPSSAVQAPLTASSDDYCAKVLRAKEYIAAGDAFQIVLSQESRRPLDCHPFQLYRRLRRVNPSPYMFYLNFGQHQVLGASPERLVKLEDGVVSTHPIAGTRPRGANAAEDERLGNELKNDPKELAEHAMLVDLGRNDIGKVSLPGSVQVTRLKEVEHFSHVMHLVSEVTGKMRPDYGAVDALQACFPAGTVSGAPKARVMEIIHELEGDQRGVYAGAVGYLDFRGNMDTCIAIRTLAIESGEIILRAGAGIVADSLPEMEYQEVRHKSQAMIKALEGIE
- a CDS encoding aminodeoxychorismate/anthranilate synthase component II encodes the protein MIGLLDNYDSFTYNVYQLLCQLGQDVLVIRNDEPLTRLIEADLEALVISPGPGTPSESGITLEALRFFSGRIPILGICLGHQAIGETFGGQVIRAPQPVHGKTSEILHQGCGLFNGLSAPFSAGRYHSLIVEEETLPACLEITARSPEGLIMALRHRTLPIAGLQFHPESILTPNGSQLMNNFLQGHI
- the trpS gene encoding tryptophan--tRNA ligase, with protein sequence MTTRKRILTGDRPTGKLHLGHYVGSLQNRVRLQDEYDTFVFVADVQALTTHFERTDRLAADVRQVALDNIAAGLDPEKTTYFIQSMIPEIAELTAFYSMFVTVNTLRHNPTIKAESQQYGYADLSYGFLGYPISQTADITFCKADLVPVGEDQLPHMELTRKIVRRFNDLYKPVLPEPQALLSDCPRLVGLDGKAKMGKSLGNGIYLSDPSAVVAEKVNAALTDPARVRASDKGTPSVCTVNTYHSVFNATEQPDLAERCKNGSIGCVACKKRLCASLEDLLAPMRERRAHFTAKPGQIDEILQSGTAKARLIAQETMREIRDAMQISYF
- the aroF gene encoding 3-deoxy-7-phosphoheptulonate synthase — protein: MAHYTLASRESKSDDTLIRLGELTLGGCEKLFIAGPCAVESRRQMLDTARLVKRGGAQILRGGAFKPRTSPYDFQGLAEKGLEYMAEAREATGLRIISEVMAPDAVPLVAQYVDILQIGARNMQNFALLKAAGRSNRPVLLKRGLSATIEEWLQASEYILSEGNQQVIFCERGIRTFESYTRNTLDLSAVSAIKALSHLPVIVDPSHGTGRREMVSPMSLAALASGADGLMLEVHPNPAEALCDGPQSLPPAEYLALMHQLRAMNAFLAKLPERAKAVGE
- a CDS encoding alkaline phosphatase yields the protein MRNKLSLKLAVFVLFAAILACGVNFKTDMSAASTAQAEVTERPKYVFYLIGDGMGQSHRTIATIAKNNIGSAPKGQALKPLTMDSFPVIGMNTTQSYDQLVTDSAAAGTALACGVKTDNKSIGQTPDGKRLKSVLEGARDNGWSTGLVTTTRITHATPAAFAAHIDHRDKEDQIAAQLVDSGVNVLLGGGERFFLPQSAKGSKRKDERNLYDELKAKNYNVLNTADALRNFKPSGNPANDKLIGLYNNSHLTWDIDRDPAKEPSLAELTQKAVDVLSENNNGFFLMVEGGRIDHAAHQHDAAGIIKDTLAFDDAVTVAYNFYLKHPKETLILVVADHETGGLGLGTMNDYFLDPSVLNNVHGTMEKIGQAYNKHKNIDQLWSDFHAASGISYASLSSEEKARVEQAISDTKSGVTPWNDNIEAETLVGSALTEILNSRAHVGFTTYAHTGSAVPLTAIGSGSTLFGRLLDNTEVGRNLANLMNVKL
- a CDS encoding glycerophosphodiester phosphodiesterase, with the translated sequence MKKNWKKALAAGAAALVLTAGFNVVDMKAAEAKVNFELFDFEAHRGGRDARPENTLVSFAYAMELGVTTLEMDMQMTKDGQLVISHNPVLSPNLTKGPDGKYVAADKYDIRTMTLAEVKQFDVGTMNPAAGGYYDGHGKTQLSVPGTKIPTLEEVFELANAYGNKKVIFNIETKSYVAPDANAANSPDPAAFVAKVNEVVKKYDMEDRVTLQSFDWRTLVEMKKLNPRITLVALTCEQPSWGPDGVYRQVNQPGASPWMAGIDIDTYNGDFVKAANECGADIVSPYWEELSNEMVAEAHELGMKVVPWTVNDPKKMNMLLDMGVDGMISDKPWLLHEVLIQRGIKVAAPSVNLKSPYHTGTAIVTGETKVTKKGGDSAE
- a CDS encoding YibE/F family protein, which gives rise to MKRRRSIIILFTALLGFALFAAWLQQSNRPLQGNQEMSAVVTAVDNQLETFGLVSEGSQLVSAIITEGPLKGQALQGYNHVQGKLELDHIMKPGDSALFAVQIAADGSISQAYVIEYDRHYWEYLLFALFVLTLLLFAGTTGLKACASFVLSLVILWQFFLPGLLKGYPPIPFALLTLALISALIIFLVLGVNRKAFTAFGGTLAGLTMTTVFTLYFGEHFHLNGATAAFAESFLYSGSYNISLKELFYAAIILGATGAAVDVAIDVAAAMEEVTLHRPDISRDELVKSGLNVGRAVIGAMTTTLLLAYSGGYILMLLLFLTKDMTLLRILNMNYVAAEILRTLTGSIGLILVVPFTALLGGYLLIPDKTSASPSLKNIWPFGHKAKEEI